A genomic stretch from Scheffersomyces stipitis CBS 6054 chromosome 6, complete sequence includes:
- a CDS encoding predicted protein (go_component membrane~go_function ATP binding~go_process transport), translated as MKPSRVSLNSNCLLRIKDAIFRIDNSSNSSLIFSKPVSHFEIYKPNQANKPSFWSVSGPEKSRFLSIVAGRYIPSPPLSRSYPFLSETFEYSKIQFLDFRDSSGLDKVHLSARYETYSYRGEVEMSDDVNSVRNYITGANNYNKDTSEITSDYVDKLINLFNLDHLSHKWINSLSNGQMRRARIAKSLVSKPSLLIIDDPFLGLDPGATEMVSDSLNRVSQLLGASVVLGLRVQDDIPNWINSIAYVDETGLKVSGPKEETLQQLHEETSQLDITHADHEKRHTKHQNPVEISNEELFEGSTIPAHIEFNNASVSYRGLKILDNFKWKIPRRSKWRILGDNGTGKTTLLSFITADHPQSWRSVLTIDGVVRKTGNGVTFFEVNNKIGLSSPELHALVPQHTRTMRDIILNGIVKDVGNSNFLFRGKEENLTNFARGILALFADRLEANGNKKFTDLSMTDQKLTLFLRAIIKNPDLLILDEAFSTMDDEDVMIRCHDVIENHLPNTTVLAIGHIDWEVPRCDYLLKLIGDEERNYKVYKYT; from the coding sequence ATGAAACCATCAAGAGTGCTGCTAAACAGTAATTGTCTTTTGAGGATAAAAGAtgccatcttcagaatcgACAATTCTTCTAATTCACTGTTGATTTTCTCCAAGCCAGTATCTCACTTCGAAATATATAAACCCAACCAGGCTAATAAACCTTCGTTCTGGTCGGTATCAGGACCTGAAAAGTCTCGTTTCTTGTCCATAGTCGCAGGAAGGTACATTCCTTCGCCGCCATTATCTCGTTCGTACCCCTTTCTTTCAGAGACTTTCGAATATCTGAAAATTCAGTTTCTCGACTTCAGAGACAGCTCCGGTCTTGACAAGGTTCACTTGTCCGCTCGTTACGAGACGTATTCATATAGAGGAGAGGTGGAAATGTCAGACGATGTCAATTCTGTGAGAAACTACATTACGGGAGCTAACAACTATAACAAGGATACCAGTGAAATAACGTCTGATTATGTCGAcaaattgatcaatttgttcaatttggacCATCTCTCACATAAGTGGATTAACTCGTTAAGTAATGGACAGATGAGAAGAGCCAGGATTGCCAAATCTCTAGTTTCGAAACCTAGTTTACTAATCATAGACGATCCATTCTTGGGGTTAGATCCTGGAGCCACGGAGATGGTCTCTGACTCCTTGAATAGAGTCAGCCAATTATTGGGAGCGAGTGTCGTCCTAGGATTGAGAGTACAAGATGATATCCCGAATTGGATAAATAGCATAGCCTATGTAGACGAGACGGGTTTGAAAGTGAGTGGGCCAAAAGAAGAGACTTTGCAACAGCTACACGAGGAAACTAGTCAATTAGATATAACCCATGCTGACCATGAAAAACGCCATACTAAGCATCAGAATCCAGTTGAAATTTCCAATGAAGAGTTGTTTGAAGGAAGCACTATTCCTGCTCACATAGAGTTCAACAATGCTTCAGTATCGTATAGGGGATTGAAGATTCTTGACAATTTTAAGTGGAAAATTCCACGAAGATCTAAATGGAGGATCCTTGGAGATAATGGAACAGGTAAGACTACTCTTCTTTCGTTTATCACCGCTGACCACCCACAGTCCTGGAGATCTGTGTTGACCATTGATGGTGTGGTGCGTAAGACTGGTAATGGAGTGACTTTCTTTGAGGTGAACAATAAAATTGGACTATCCTCTCCCGAGTTACATGCACTTGTCCCTCAACATACACGTACTATGAGAGACATCATCTTGAATGGAATTGTAAAAGATGTGGGtaattccaacttcttgttcagagggaaagaagagaatttGACCAACTTCGCCAGAGGTATATTAGCGTTATTTGCTGATAGGCTAGAAGCCAACGGAAACAAAAAATTCACTGACCTCTCAATGACTGACCAGAAATTGACGTTGTTCCTCAGAGCAATTATCAAAAACCCAGACCTTcttattcttgatgaagcATTCTCTACTATggatgatgaagacgtCATGATCAGATGCCACGACGTGATTGAAAATCACTTGCCAAACACAACAGTTTTGGCAATTGGACACATCGATTGGGAAGTGCCTCGTTGTGactacttgttgaagttgatagGTGATGAAGAGAGAAACTACAAGGTGTACAAGTATACATAG
- the LCB2 gene encoding palmitoyl transferase (go_function transaminase activity~go_process biosynthesis) — protein MARKERVLTANIPNAAPDDRPQEVLDELEYGKLSTKRYLYVSKHPVGEPLPTPIDDEPPYIIYLATYISYLILIIIGHIRDFFGKFFKPKEYADLIEKDGYAPWYDGFESFYVRRLKIRIDDCFARPIHGAPGRYVKCFNRIRHGKTGYLYDGTSNECLNLSSYNYLGFAQSNGVCTDYALGCVDDYGTSACSPRAISGTTDLHQKCERVIADFVGKEDAIIVSQGYGTNANLFSSIADSKTLVISDELNHASIRFGIRLSGASVKVFKHNDTKDLEKLIRNQIAQGQPKTHRPWKKIIIAVEGLYSMEGNMCNLPEIVEIKDKYKCYLFVDEAHSIGALGPGGRGICDYFSVDPARVDLLMGTFTKSFGATGGYIAGDKYLIEKMRTNYITQVYSESVPPAVMGQIISSLSVIEGTLNPGEGQERLQRIAFNSRYLRLGLKKLGFIVYGADDSPVIPVLLFLPAKMPAVSRMLYDMKIAVVIVSYPATPLISGRARLCVSAALTKEDLDYVLQKFNEVGDQIFLKFSSGIAGGSKVEGEPPRWAIEDVLATNVEDCKKPKLGYFN, from the coding sequence ATGGCTAGGAAGGAAAGAGTGTTGACAGCCAACATCCCCAACGCTGCACCCGATGACAGACCGCAAGAAGTTCTAGATGAATTGGAATATGGAAAATTGTCTACCAAGCGGTATTTGTATGTTTCCAAACATCCAGTGGGTGAACCTTTACCTACTCCTATAGATGATGAACCACCATATATTATCTATCTTGCAACCTATATAAGTTATCTTATCTTGATCATAATAGGTCACATTCGAGACTTCTTTGGCAAGTTTTTCAAGCCTAAGGAGTATGCTGATTTGATCGAGAAAGACGGCTACGCTCCTTGGTACGACGGTTTTGAGAGTTTCTATGTACGTCGTTTGAAGATCAGAATCGACGATTGTTTTGCCAGACCTATCCACGGAGCACCCGGTCGTTACGTCAAATGTTTTAACAGAATCAGACACGGTAAAACCGGCTATCTTTACGATGGAACTTCCAATGAGTGTTTGAACTTATCTTCTTACAACTACTTGGGTTTTGCTCAGTCCAACGGAGTGTGTACTGATTACGCCTTGGGTTGTGTTGATGACTACGGCACTTCTGCCTGTTCTCCTAGAGCCATTTCGGGAACCACTGACTTGCACCAAAAGTGTGAACGGGTCATAGCTGACTTTGTCGGAAAGGAGGACGCTATTATTGTGTCGCAAGGGTATGGTACGAATGCCAACTTGTTTTCGTCTATTGCTGATTCTAAGACGTTGGTCATCTCTGACGAGTTGAACCATGCTTCTATTAGATTCGGAATCAGATTGTCCGGTGCTTCCGTCAAGGTCTTCAAGCATAATGACACGAAGGACTTAGAAAAGTTAATCAGAAACCAGATTGCTCAAGGTCAGCCAAAGACCCACCGTCCCTGGAAAAAGATCATCATTGCCGTAGAAGGGTTGTACTCCATGGAAGGAAACATGTGTAACTTGCCTGAAATAGTAGAAATCAAAGACAAATACAAATGCTACTTGTTTGTCGATGAGGCTCACTCCATTGGTGCCTTAGGTCCTGGTGGAAGAGGTATCTGTGACTATTTCTCGGTAGATCCGGCTAGAGttgacttgttgatggGCACTTTTACCAAGTCGTTTGGTGCTACTGGTGGTTACATTGCTGGGGACAAGTACTTGATTGAAAAGATGAGAACCAACTACATCACCCAGGTGTACTCTGAAAGTGTTCCACCTGCAGTGATGGGACAGATCATCTCGTCGTTGAGCGTTATTGAAGGTACTTTGAATCCAGGTGAGGGACAAGAAAGATTGCAGAGAATTGCCTTCAATTCGCGTTATTTGAGATTGGGATTAAAGAAATTGGGTTTCATTGTCTATGGTGCTGACGACTCTCCGGTTATCCCTgtcttgttgtttttgCCTGCCAAGATGCCAGCTGTCTCGAGAATGTTGTACGATATGAAGATTGCCGTTGTTATCGTCAGTTACCCTGCCACACCTTTGATATCTGGTAGAGCCAGATTGTGTGTCAGTGCAGCTTTGaccaaagaagacttggacTACGTTCTTCAAAAGTTCAACGAAGTCGGAGACCAGATTTTCCTCAAGTTTAGTAGCGGTATCGCTGGAGGCTCGAAGGTTGAAGGCGAGCCACCCAGATGGGCCATTGAAGACGTTCTTGCTACCAACGTCGAGGATTGTAAAAAGCCAAAGCTAGGATACTTCAACTGA
- a CDS encoding predicted protein, which produces MSYDIPDPFVPPLRFNTVQKNLYRGAYPREINLTFLKTLQLKVIISLTPNPITKETDPILYEFATANNIGLIHVECAQSGKGKKRGVPMGYTTVLQALNFMIHNEFAPVYIHCLNGGQVTSLVIACLRKLQFWSSISIFNEFINFTANITVNDRSFVEGFKGELNINSEDKVDWLWVGMSKGVVGSHPRIRVNETTSSTTSSSPVQESKMQLMDC; this is translated from the coding sequence ATGAGCTACGACATCCCAGATCCGTTTGTACCGCCTTTGAGGTTCAACACCGTGCAGAAAAACTTGTATCGTGGTGCATATCCGCGAGAAATTAATCTTACCTTTCTCAAAACCTTACAATTAAAGGTCATAATATCATTAACTCCTAACCCAATAAcgaaagaaacagatcctATACTATACGAATTTGCCACAGCTAACAACATTGGCTTGATCCATGTAGAATGTGCTCAATCAGGGAAGGGGAAAAAGAGAGGAGTGCCAATGGGGTACACTACAGTTTTACAAGCTCTCAACTTCATGATTCACAACGAATTCGCTCCAGTATATATCCATTGTCTCAATGGTGGGCAGGTAACAAGTTTGGTGATAGCCTGTTTACGTAAATTACAATTCTGgtcatcaatttcaatcttcAATGAATTTATTAATTTCACAGCCAACATCACAGTTAACGATAGAAGCTTTGTAGAGGGATTCAAAGGGGAACTCAACATTAATTCGGAGGATAAAGTTGATTGGCTTTGGGTAGGAATGAGCAAAGGTGTAGTTGGAAGCCATCCCAGAATACGAGTTAATGAGACTACGAGTTCTACTACAAGCAGTTCTCCAGTACAGGAATCGAAAATGCAGTTGATGGATTGCTAA
- a CDS encoding predicted protein (go_function cysteine-type endopeptidase activity; ubiquitin thiolesterase activity~go_process ubiquitin-dependent protein catabolism) has protein sequence MTEEPVSFRSIADLNSLSKSLLRDLITGSSGISKLIKHQVSLLELYSHESKKLERIGYCDYELAYVCYTLALSLYTNSEKLLSEKTVDFVRSIKQNLVIRKDSYETIRSFLDSNENETNVDPSNLGSYVSVGHVKANLKSSMDNFKYREVIFVEELHNIISSTSSSKVLLIDYRASKDFNYNHIKHSEIINIEPSHINAIFSQNKDVTDQDLEERLKLHLSQDQFHKFQNRYKYDLIVIYNLKYGTHMSHMDRFAYLKEVLLNEDSSALPTRNPFNNLVELIMFKNKYISSKLKRHPCYLAGGVFHWHSVYGDDSFYTGTSYGNSSSIARTSSPYLKNFGEYLSTAKSTDDTPISNAFVPIIPSASMSKYNPSSAIKSSTSSSTITTTNVSPPIQQPPTVKRTLSVTIPNNSSSSSTTTSITEKPTIASVAGITTNNTPSKFLDSYVTGLVNLGNSCYMNCILQCLGATPPLTKFFFPGISNSLPSSSQVQSYRQHINVNNKLGSKGIMTTNFFGLLANMFNSNGKSYSPTNFKKVMGSLSPGGQFATFDQQDCLEFLTFLLDGLHEDLNQMVISNPEEKKAISELTPEQEKTREILPVRLASTIEWERYLKLNFSIIVDYFQGQYLSQLKCLECGMTSTTYNAFSVLSLPIPEKLGYSTNQRVSLDDCLKEFTTTELLDDNNKWHCPRCKRFTKSTKKITITRLPQILIIHFKRFKMTPNGYFNKLDTFVNFPVKDTLDLTSYWPDVGTSVNSNLKDSEIMSKEKEEQILSTLPSRNQQKPFRYKLYGVANHFGNLTTGHYTSYIHKEGESKKTRGWIYFDDAKLTYNCKESDVMNKNAYCLFYQRI, from the exons ATGACTGAGGAGCCGGTCTCGTTCAGACTGATAGCTGATTTGAATAGTCTATCTAAATCCTTGCTTCGGGATTTGATCACAGGTTCATCAGGCATATCGAAACTTATTAAGCATCAAGTGTCTCTTCTTGAGTTGTACTCTCATGAATCGAAGAAGCTCGAGAGGATCGGCTACTGTGACTATGAACTTGCCTATGTTTGCTACACGTTGGCGTTGCTGCTTTATACGAACCTGGAGAAACTACTTTCAGAAAAGACTGTGGACTTTGTGCGATCGATTAAACAGAATCTCGTGATAAGAAAAGACAGTTACGAGACGATAAGGTCATTTCTCGATTCTAATGAGAATGAGACTAATGTAGATCCCCTGAACTTGGGTTCTTATG tttctgttGGGCACGTAAAGGCAAACTTAAAACTGCTGATGGACAATTTCAAGTACAGAGAAGTGATAttcgttgaagaattgcacAATATCATCAGTCTGACATCTTCTAGCAAAGTCCTTTTGATAGACTATAGAGCATCGAAAGATTTCAACTACAATCATATCAAACATTCGGAAATCATCAATATCGAGCCATCTCATATAAATGCAATCTTTTCACAGAATAAAGACGTCACCGATCAAGACTTAGAGGAACGGCTAAAGCTCCATTTACTGCAGGACCAATTCCACAAATTCCAGAATAGATACAAGTACGACTTAATAGtcatctacaacttgaagtatgGCACCCATATGTCGCATATGGACCGATTTGCATATCTCAAGGAAGTCCTTTTGAACGAAGATTCAAGTGCACTTCCTACGAGAAACCCCTTCAATAATTTGGTAGAATTGATcatgttcaagaacaagtacATTAGCTCCAAGTTGAAACGGCATCCATGTTATTTGGCTGGCGGTGTATTCCATTGGCATTCGGTGTATGGGGACGACAGTTT TTATACAGGCACTTCCTATggaaattcttcttctattgctcgaacttcttctccCTATCTTAAGAACTTTGGCGAGTACTTGCTGACAGCAAAGTCTACAGATGATACTCCAATATCCAATGCATTCGTGCCTATTATTCCTTCGGCAAGTATGTCCAAGTACAACCCTTCATCGGCAATTAAGTCCAGCACTTCTAGTAGTACGATTACGACGACAAATGTTTCACCTCCAATTCAGCAGCCACCAACCGTCAAGAGAACACTTTCAGTCACAATTCCTAAcaactcttcatcttcttcgacGACTACATCAATAACAGAAAAGCCTACTATTGCGTCTGTAGCCGGTATAACTACAAATAACACTCCCAGCAAATTCCTTGATCTGTATGTAACTGGTTTGGTAAATTTGGGTAATTCTTGTTACATGAATTGTATTCTACAGTGTTTGGGTGCAACTCCTCCTCTTACAAAGTTCTTTTTCCCAGGTATTTCCAACAGTTTGCCATCGTCGTCACAGGTTCAATCTTATCGTCAACACATCAATGTTAACAACAAATTGGGATCTAAAGGTATTATGACCACAAACTTCTTTGGGCTATTAGCCAATATGTTCAACAGTAATGGGAAGTCGTATTCACCTACAAATTTTAAGAAAGTGATGGGATCCTTATCCCCTGGAGGACAGTTTGCCACATTTGACCAACAGGATTGTCTtgaattcttgacttttcttcttgatggtTTGCACGAAGACTTGAATCAAATGGTGATATCAAAtcctgaagaaaagaaggcCATATCAGAGCTCACGCCtgaacaagagaaaacgAGAGAAATCTTACCTGTTCGTTTGGCTTCCACAATTGAATGGGAGAGATATTTGAAGCTCAACTTCTCAATCATTGTCGACTATTTTCAGGGTCAGTACTTGTCGCAATTGAAATGTTTGGAATGTGGAATGACTTCAACCACCTACAATGCTTTTTCGGTTTTATCATTACCTATTCCTGAAAAACTTGGCTATTCAACTAACCAAAGAGTTCTGTTGGATGATTGTCTTAAGGAGTTTACAACTACTGAATTGTTGGATGACAACAACAAATGGCATTGCCCTCGTTGTAAGAGATTCACCAAgctgacgaagaagatcaCTATCACACGTTTACCGCAGATCTTGATTATTCACTTCAAAAGATTTAAGATGACTCCCAATGGTTACTTTAACAAGTTGGATACATTTGTCAACTTTCCAGTTAAAGACACTCTTGACTTGACATCTTATTGGCCAGATGTTGGTACCAGTGTCAATTCGAATCTCAAGGATTCTGAGATCATGAGtaaagagaaagaagagcagATTTTGTCAACATTGCCCAGCAGAAACCAACAGAAACCGTTCCGCTACAAGCTTTACGGTGTTGCTAACCATTTTGGAAATTTGACAACTGGCCATTACACTTCTTATATTCACAAGGAAGGTGAGTCAAAAAAGACCAGAGGCTGGATCTACTTTGATGATGCCAAGCTTACTTACAATTGTAAAGAAAGCGACGTAATGAATAAGAATGCCTACTGTCTTTTCTATCAACGTATCTAA
- the EXG3 gene encoding glucan 1,3-beta-glucosidase: protein MFDKVKLRSKGSNPVAAVPAATPGQPPSTRQIYQSRKNFGVNIGACFVSEKWIFHELFGENVPEFELAAVEAMVRAKGLDGAKSTFENFWSNFMNDNDWRWLQDNQVTSVRIPIGYWDVAGGRFTKGTQFEKYGSSVYSGAWNIFKEKFVKPAGKHNISVLVDLHGLPGGANSSDHSGEKSGGSAAFWSNEKFQLQVAEMLTFIARDLQQFENISGIQVVNEAEFAQEPASKQTTYYVAALNSIREADSGIPVIISDGWWTDQWVRFIQKHQQNNNSLGLIIDHHVYRCFSKEDKDKSPMRIIEDLNNDVLTNLTDNGKGVDIMVGEFSCVLDQQSWNKDGAQGRRDELVIQYGNRQCDLINERAGMGFYFWTYKFQSGNGGEWDLKQMVEKGAIRNPFSVNGKRLPDRSMFEQAYNQAMQGHVGYWSGTDPGGRYEHERYGEGFTTAWADAEEFAKFNGSVLGRVEAWRIARLSEHIRARGASGYLWEWEQGFYEGLKQFHSNVR from the coding sequence ATGTTCGATAAGGTCAAACTCCGCTCGAAGGGCAGTAACCCAGTAGCTGCCGTTCCTGCGGCTACTCCGGGTCAACCTCCAAGTACAAGACAGATCTACCAATCGAGAAAGAATTTCGGAGTCAACATTGGAGCTTGTTTTGTATCGGAAAAATGGATATTCCATGAGTTGTTCGGTGAAAACGTTCCTGAATTCGAGCTCGCAGCAGTTGAAGCTATGGTGAGAGCGAAGGGTTTAGATGGTGCCAAAAGTACATTTGAGAATTTCTGGTCTAATTTTATGAATGACAATGACTGGAGATGGTTGCAGGACAACCAGGTCACTTCTGTAAGAATTCCCATAGGATATTGGGATGTTGCCGGTGGAAGGTTTACCAAAGGCACCCAATTTGAGAAGTATGGGTCTTCTGTCTATTCTGGAGCTTGGAATATATTTAAGGAAAAGTTCGTCAAGCCAGCAGGAAAACATAATATCTCTGTATTGGTGGATCTTCATGGGTTACCCGGTGGTGCTAACTCTAGCGATCACAGTGGTGAGAAGTCTGGTGGTCTGGCAGCTTTTTGGTCAAACGAGAAATTTCAGTTGCAGGTTGCTGAAATGCTCACCTTTATTGCCAGGGATTTACAGCAGTTTGAGAACATTTCTGGTATTCAAGTAGTCAACGAAGCAGAATTCGCGCAAGAGCCAGCTTCAAAGCAAACTACTTACTATGTAGCTGCTCTCAATCTGATCCGAGAAGCGGATTCAGGTATCCCAGTGATTATTTCTGACGGCTGGTGGACAGACCAGTGGGTGAGATTCATTCAGAAACACCAACAGAACAACAATAGTCTAGGTTTGATAATCGATCACCACGTATACCGTTGTTTTTCTAAGGAAGACAAGGATAAGTCTCCGATGAGGatcattgaagatttgaacAATGATGTATTAACTAATTTGACTGATAATGGTAAGGGAGTTGACATTATGGTCGGTGAATTCTCTTGTGTACTTGACCAACAGTCGTGGAATAAAGATGGTGCACAAGGCAGAAGAGATGAGTTGGTGATCCAGTACGGTAATAGACAATGTGACTTAATTAATGAAAGAGCAGGTATGGGCTTTTACTTTTGGACTTACAAGTTCCAGTCGGGAAACGGAGGTGAATGGGACTTAAAGCAAATGGTGGAAAAAGGGGCTATAAGGAATCCATTTTCCGTCAATGGTAAGAGATTGCCTGACAGATCAATGTTCGAACAGGCTTACAACCAAGCAATGCAAGGTCATGTTGGATACTGGAGTGGAACCGATCCTGGTGGAAGATATGAACATGAGCGATATGGTGAAGGGTTCACTACTGCCTGGGCAGATGCCGAGGAATTCGCGAAGTTCAACGGGTCTGTCTTGGGCCGGGTTGAAGCATGGAGAATTGCACGGTTGTCGGAACATATCAGAGCTCGAGGTGCTCTGGGCTACTTGTGGGAATGGGAACAGGGTTTCTATGAAGGATTGAAGCAGTTTCATTCTAATGTGAGATGA